The following proteins are co-located in the Polymorphospora rubra genome:
- a CDS encoding mechanosensitive ion channel family protein: MSETVAVRQVDIGAALTDMWRSVLLFIPKAIAFVAILVIGWIIARFVLKIVDRVLERVGFDRAVERGGIGRALERTRYDASDILARLAYYAVLLLTLQLAFGVWGPNPISDLIAGVVAWLPRAFIAIVIVVVAAAIASAARDLIAGALGGLSYGRLLANLASAFIVALGVIAALNQIGIATTVTTPVLVAVLATVAGILIVGVGGGLVKPMQQRWEGWLDRAAAESQVIREKAAAYAAGQEDMRRQMADRAPAGAPGDVERTQVIPQGAGSPAMSGGQPMTGGQPMTGGQPMSGGQPVAGGQPMSGDATRSQAVYRSGSATPPGAERPAGIDDTQRIMPPDRSDR, encoded by the coding sequence ATGTCCGAGACGGTGGCCGTGCGGCAGGTCGACATCGGGGCCGCGCTGACCGACATGTGGCGATCGGTGCTGCTGTTCATCCCGAAGGCCATCGCCTTCGTCGCGATTCTCGTGATCGGCTGGATCATCGCGAGGTTCGTCCTGAAGATCGTCGACCGGGTGCTGGAGCGGGTCGGCTTCGACCGCGCGGTCGAGCGCGGCGGCATCGGCCGGGCCCTCGAACGCACCAGGTACGACGCGAGCGACATTCTCGCCCGCCTGGCCTACTACGCCGTACTGCTGCTGACCCTGCAACTGGCGTTCGGGGTCTGGGGACCCAACCCGATCAGCGACCTGATCGCCGGCGTGGTCGCCTGGCTGCCCCGCGCCTTCATCGCGATCGTCATCGTGGTGGTGGCCGCCGCGATCGCCAGCGCCGCACGCGACCTGATCGCGGGCGCGCTCGGTGGCCTGTCGTACGGCCGCCTGCTGGCGAACCTGGCCTCGGCGTTCATCGTGGCGCTCGGCGTGATCGCCGCACTCAACCAGATCGGCATCGCGACCACCGTCACCACCCCGGTCCTGGTGGCCGTGCTCGCCACCGTCGCCGGCATCCTCATCGTCGGCGTCGGCGGTGGGCTGGTGAAGCCGATGCAGCAGCGCTGGGAGGGGTGGCTCGACCGGGCCGCCGCCGAGTCCCAGGTGATCCGGGAGAAGGCCGCCGCGTACGCCGCCGGGCAGGAGGACATGCGCCGCCAGATGGCCGACCGGGCACCGGCGGGCGCGCCCGGCGACGTGGAGCGGACCCAGGTCATCCCGCAGGGCGCGGGCTCGCCCGCGATGTCCGGCGGTCAGCCCATGACGGGCGGTCAGCCCATGACGGGCGGTCAGCCCATGTCCGGCGGTCAGCCCGTGGCGGGCGGGCAGCCGATGTCCGGCGACGCGACACGGTCGCAGGCGGTCTACCGGTCCGGTAGCGCCACCCCGCCCGGTGCCGAACGGCCGGCGGGCATCGACGACACCCAGCGGATCATGCCGCCGGACCGGAGCGACCGCTAG
- a CDS encoding DUF6401 family natural product biosynthesis protein — protein MTALFNGVSARRATRSARSALADLNASVGAAGLAVAALHPRLLASVDQHAAAVRDSLLGDRRPLTAVALAGYAEGVRDAALQHGWQPPAGPVDWAAGPDWVLTRLLAVCALARATERPAARG, from the coding sequence ATGACAGCCCTGTTCAACGGCGTTTCCGCACGCCGCGCGACGCGGTCGGCACGCTCCGCACTGGCCGATCTGAACGCATCTGTCGGTGCTGCCGGCCTCGCCGTCGCCGCCCTGCACCCGAGGCTGCTCGCCAGCGTCGACCAGCACGCGGCGGCCGTACGCGACAGCCTTCTCGGTGACCGGCGGCCACTGACCGCGGTCGCGCTCGCCGGCTACGCCGAAGGGGTACGCGACGCCGCGCTCCAGCACGGCTGGCAGCCCCCGGCGGGCCCGGTCGACTGGGCCGCCGGCCCGGACTGGGTGCTGACCAGGCTGCTGGCGGTCTGCGCCCTGGCGCGGGCCACCGAGCGGCCCGCGGCCAGGGGCTGA